The following coding sequences lie in one Metopolophium dirhodum isolate CAU chromosome 5, ASM1992520v1, whole genome shotgun sequence genomic window:
- the LOC132945388 gene encoding uncharacterized protein LOC132945388, with protein MNGAALHTFVYRNAHGIKNRLGLVSGQIKKNSLMTEENSSHNDDDSSEDNSDISITLPSKKIVFTFSPEEWKSVEPEEVRYKDNEKNRSTQSSRIYHVLPKNTWTPLLAEHFWEHTQLPCCLSFRRARVHPYGNFYIKVVGKCTICESYFEGIVFERPPAAARVLMECSYTGNFNEVHKAKKRRMIGPAQSKAITAMINDGRSSESFRETEAVRLMKIGRYLILIL; from the exons ATGAATGGTGCAGCGTTACATACATTTGTGTATCGTAATGCTCATGGTATTAAAAACAGATTAGGTCTTGTTTCTGGTCAGATCAAAAAGAACAGCTTAATGACGGAAGAAAATAGTTCGCACAATGAtg ATGATTCTAGTGAGGATAATAGTGATATATCAATAACACTaccatcaaaaaaaattgtattcacgtTTTCACCTGAAGAATGGAAAAGTGTAGAGCCGGAAGAAGTCCGTTACAAAGATAACGAGAAAAACCGCTCTACACAAAGTTCAAGAATATACCATGTATTGCCAAAAAATACATGGACACCATTATTGGCTGAACATTTTTGGGAGCATACTCAGTTACCTTGTTGTCTCTCTTTTCGCAGAGCAAGAGTACATCCATAtggtaatttttacataaaagtTGTCGGAAAATGTACTATATGTGAATCCTATTTTGAAGGAATTGTGTTCGAAAGACCTCCAGCAGCTGCAAG agtGCTTATGGAATGTTCGTACACAGGTAATTTTAATGAAGTGCATAAGGCAAAGAAACGTCGCATGATTGGACCTGCACAATCAAAAGCTATTACAGCTATGATTAATGACGGTCGTTCAAGCGAGTCATTTAGAGAGACAGAAGCAGTACGGTTAAtgaaaataggtaggtatttaatattaatattataa